From a single Nicotiana tomentosiformis chromosome 2, ASM39032v3, whole genome shotgun sequence genomic region:
- the LOC138905452 gene encoding uncharacterized protein, translating to MVTRKTTASQRRDTIAGEGTSRVPLVDGAQSEAEGETPTQPLPAPPPPEEIPRDTAHTVPPLFPPYQDLRSAVHLLTQLVATQQQARASASAGSYEGSGSSRVLEFIALSPPEFTGIDQREDPQDFIDQFHRIFRVMHATEKEEVKLAAF from the coding sequence atggtgactaggaagactacggctagccagaggagagatacaataGCAGGTGAGGGGACTAGTAGGGTACCcctagtagatggggcccagtctgaggccgaaggcgagacccctactcagccattacctgctcctccaccacctgaggagattcctagggataccgcacataCCGTTCCCCCTCTATTTCCAccatatcaggacttgaggagtgcggtgcatttgttgacacagttggtagctacccaacaacaggctagggcatcagctagcgCAGGATCTtatgaggggtctgggagttcaagggtcctagagtttattgctttgagccCCCCAGAGTTCACAGGgatagatcagagggaggacccgcaggatttcatagatcagtttcacaggatctttcgggttatgcatgccacggagaaagaggaaGTTAAGCTAGCAGCTttttga